Proteins co-encoded in one Pelobates fuscus isolate aPelFus1 chromosome 5, aPelFus1.pri, whole genome shotgun sequence genomic window:
- the RILPL2 gene encoding RILP-like protein 2, which yields MENEPEEVGPEIALDKDPLQITVEDVYDISHIIGQDLQRIGKEARGVVDLVSDLQFKIVRVLEMLEVLVNKSEEERLLKDGTQAEAGLGPDKMVIDLNDPNRPRFTLQELREVLQERNKLKIQLLVAQDELLCYKSGIVPPTEDHIVTLEDDSIITSSPRSNDNKEKSGVKRLFSSFKQDN from the exons atggaGAACGAACCAGAAGAGGTTGGACCTGAGATTGCTTTGGACAAGGACCCCTTACAGATCACAGTAGAAGATGTGTATGACATTTCACATATAATAGGACAAGATCTTCAGAGAATAGGTAAAGAAGCTCGAGGGGTGGTTGACCTAGTGTCTGATCTTCAGTTTAAGATTGTCCGTGTTCTGGAAATGTTGGAGGTGCTGGTTAACAAGTCCGAGGAGGAGAGACTGTTGAAGGATGGAACACAGGCAGAG GCTGGCTTAGGCCCAGATAAAATGGTTATAGATCTCAATGACCCAAACCGTCCTCGATTCACACTTCAAGAATTGAGAGAGGTTTTACAGGAGAGAAACAAACTGAAAATTCAATTATTAGTAGCTCAAGATGAACTGCTTTGTTACAAAAG TGGTATTGTTCCCCCTACCGAGGACCACATTGTAACATTAGAAGATGACTCCATAATTACCAGCTCACCCCGGTCCAATGACAACAAAGAAAAGTCTGGAGTGAAACGACT gttttcttcttttaaacaagATAATTAA